One stretch of Candidatus Eisenbacteria bacterium DNA includes these proteins:
- a CDS encoding ATP-binding protein, with protein FNDHVLATAILDRLLHHSTTVNIKGESYRLKEKRKAGMLSPEPQPKEVITEAEK; from the coding sequence ATTCAACGACCACGTCCTGGCAACGGCGATCCTTGACAGGCTCCTCCACCACTCTACAACGGTAAACATCAAGGGAGAGAGTTATCGCCTCAAAGAGAAGCGAAAGGCTGGGATGCTGTCGCCCGAACCACAACCAAAGGAGGTGATAACGGAAGCTGAGAAGTGA